From Maylandia zebra isolate NMK-2024a linkage group LG11, Mzebra_GT3a, whole genome shotgun sequence, one genomic window encodes:
- the LOC143421212 gene encoding ankyrin repeat domain-containing protein 34A-like — protein sequence MGDGGPLQTEGNALLKAVFQGKLRLTRLLLEGGAYINEGNERGETPISAACLASYDDPQTRQRMVRYLLEKGADPNIPDKSGRTALMHACAEQAGKEVVSLLLENGADPSLKDYSGSSALVHAINKGDRDTLQVLLDSCKAKGKEVIIITTDTSPSGTKKTKQYLNSPPSPGIVDKLSPACMSPSEVEIGTSSPAGDKDEEGIFSFKLTSALPLPSARPPGEKRPPPRKLLKRLNSEPWGLVAPSVLSGVPQDRVDGGLEEEEGNSNLNKTITEMNGLTVTEPVRPLLSRRHSIETHDPTSPKLIDRSCSEDCAGLSGPSWADKVQQHQILYRRNTAPESQENAAGPGTVVARALAHPKLTRMEHYESDTHLCPESIPGSPDSGRISVERRRYNASPLSLVTSSSRESLENIPNSVSPITMRRRGPGLLERRGSGTLLLDHISHTRPGFLPPLNINPQRPIPDIRANGKPTSPINSGHKILVPVAPASPKRGPDFKMKKKLMRRHSMQTEQMKQLSTFQEILAEKVIESNGD from the coding sequence ATGGGCGATGGAGGACCCCTGCAGACTGAGGGGAATGCCCTCCTCAAAGCTGTCTTCCAGGGGAAGTTGAGGCTGACCCGCCTGCTGCTCGAGGGTGGCGCTTACATCAATGAGGGCAATGAGCGTGGCGAGACGCCCATCTCTGCTGCCTGCTTAGCAAGCTACGATGACCCACAGACCCGGCAGAGGATGGTGAGGTATCTGTTGGAGAAAGGAGCTGACCCGAACATCCCCGATAAGAGTGGCCGGACAGCGCTGATGCATGCCTGTGCAGAGCAGGCAGGAAAGGAGGTGGTGTCACTGCTGCTGGAGAACGGAGCCGATCCCAGCCTCAAAGACTACTCTGGTTCCTCTGCTCTTGTCCACGCCATCAACAAAGGGGACCGTGACACCCTGCAGGTTCTGCTGGACTCCTGCAAGGCCAAGGGCAAGGAGGTGATCATCATCACCACCGACACATCTCCGTCAGGCACCAAGAAGACCAAACAGTACCTCAACTCCCCACCATCCCCAGGCATTGTGGACAAACTGTCTCCTGCCTGTATGTCACCCTCTGAGGTGGAGATTGGCACCTCCTCCCCTGCAGGAGACAAAGATGAGGAAGGGATCTTCAGCTTCAAACTCACCTCAGCATTACCTTTACCTTCAGCTCGACCTCCAGGTGAGAAGAGGCCACCTCCCCGTAAACTGCTTAAGCGTCTGAACTCAGAACCGTGGGGCCTGGTGGCACCTTCAGTTCTCAGTGGGGTTCCCCAGGACCGGGTGGATGGAggtctggaggaggaggagggcaaCAGCAACCTGAACAAGACGATCACAGAGATGAACGGACTGACTGTCACAGAGCCGGTGAGGCCACTATTGTCACGGCGTCACAGCATTGAGACGCACGACCCCACATCCCCTAAACTCATTGACCGATCCTGCTCTGAGGACTGCGCAGGGCTGTCTGGTCCATCGTGGGCTGACAAAGTGCAGCAGCACCAGATCCTCTACCGCAGGAACACAGCTCCAGAATCCCAGGAGAACGCTGCTGGACCTGGGACAGTTGTGGCCCGAGCCCTAGCTCACCCCAAGCTCACACGGATGGAGCACTATGAGTCAGATACCCACCTTTGTCCAGAGTCCATTCCTGGATCACCGGACTCTGGGAGGATTTCGGTAGAACGGAGGAGGTACAACGCTTCCCCCTTGTCCCTGGTCACCAGTTCTTCCAGGGAGTCTCTGGAAAACATCCCCAACTCAGTTTCTCCCATCACTATGCGACGGCGTGGCCCAGGGCTCCTGGAGCGCCGGGGCTCTGGGACCCTGCTGCTGGACCACATCTCCCACACCAGGCCCGGCTTCTTGCCTCCGCTTAACATCAACCCGCAGAGACCCATCCCTGACATCCGGGCCAATGGGAAACCCACCTCCCCCATCAACTCCGGACACAAGATCCTGGTTCCAGTAGCCCCAGCCTCACCCAAACGGGGCCCAGACTtcaagatgaagaagaagctgATGAGGAGACACTCAATGCAGACAGAGCAGATGAAGCAGCTTTCGACCTTCCAGGAGATTCTGGCGGAAAAAGTCATTGAGTCCAACGGGGATTGA